The genomic stretch agtGGTTGAgaacgggttgaactgattctgcaaaaatggtcgatgactgattgaactgattctgcaaaaaaaaaatcgaagatGGGTTGAATTTATCTGCCTAAATTGTCGAAGACAGATTGAACTAATTATGCAAAAATAGTCGATGACGGGTTGAGCTGATTCTAGTAATAAATGGTACAAATTGATTATGCATATAGTTTCAGAATTGATTATGCAGAAATATTCAAGGATGAGTAGAGTTTATGGtacatattaattttgtttggagCTGTGAGGGTTGGGTTCCTAAAGCCTTGGGGGTATGGttggtattttaaaatattagttCCATGTTTTTAAGATGGgctttagttgtttttatgtTATTGTCTTTCcttaacatgtttaaaaactagTGGAGTTCCTTGAAATATAGTGAAAGTTtttatctctatatataaagctccttattttattttgtcttatATGTATCTATGCTATAAACAATATAAACATACTATtatactaaatttttttattcagaTACCCTAATATATACCAAGTACTAAGAAAGAACATTAAATTGTATATACAAAAATGTTCGAGAATATCGAAAACTTGTAAAATTTAGGAATGCTGAAATATGTTTCAAAATTATGAGAAAActatcatttcaaaattttgaatttggaaaATGCTATTCGAAAGTATTGGGAATGGAAATTGGAAATTCTGTTTTCAATCTGATCCATGCGAAAATCAGCCATAACTTAGGACTGATCGTCTTTGTTTCATCTTATAGAatacctgtttttttttttggagatgcAATATGTTGGACAATTGTCAAGTTTAATTAACCACCATTGTTTTGTTTATCAAACATAAAACATGATAAGTAGTTCATTTTATATGTCCATGTTCTGTCTAGTCCTACGTACCAGACAGGACCTTAAACCCCGCCAGAGAAGGAGAAACTTTGCCCACGGATTTGAGAAAAGACAATTTAGATCTCATGACGCAAGAACACAAATTTGCTCGTGTGTTCGTTCAATCAACATATGATGGTGATGCGGTGATGTTAGTGTTCATAGATATCAATGACTCAACGAAGCCAATTAACCATATAGGGATAACATGAAGAAAAGCGTTTGGGATTTCATGTGAATGGATGAAGGTGACAAGACAAACACCAAAAACTAGTCAATAGGACTCACCACAATGCACAAATTCCTCTACTAAGTGGCCAAGTTGAAAGAGCACTTTTGAGGCTGAgaaattacaccatcttgtgcAAACTCTCTTAGCTACTTCTTGTCGTGGGGCTCTTGAGGTACTAGGGTTATCTAGTTGGGCACTTGATTACTTACGCACGTGTGGAATGAAAACTCTCATCAAGTTGCAACACGTAATGGGAAGTTTGTACCTTTTTGTACCAGATAGAAGATCACTAATTATCAAAAGGTCAACCCTAGATTGGAACAAGTGCTACACACCCATGCTTGTAATGCAGTGGTAATGGAAGTTGAAAGTTGCCTCATTTGATGGAACTTGTCGATAAACTTTGACAATTTGGCATGTAGTTATTCACTGCTGGTGGCATTTGGATATGCAAGTGCCTAATTTTTGGGAAGACTGTTGGATTATGACAACTTTTGTACTGAGTGAAATAAGCATACCGTCGGATAACTGTGGCTTACTACCAATTGTTccattttttaaggaaaaaaaagcaTACAgtcaaatgagatcaaaatatggaatttcatgttttttgtgAGAGATAGATGACGTTAATTATCAAACACCTCTACTCAAGTTTTTCTTGTGATTTGTGAATCAGTTTATAAAAAAACTCGAactttttcaacttttgatttccTTCACGATCACCATTACCATCATCGTCTCATAAGAGAGCAACATGAGCCATGCTTGTTGTTCATTCACTTGGCCCGATCCAAATGTCAGGAGAAGTACATTTCGTCGTAAAAATGGTATATGTTTGCTAATTCAGGTTAGCCTTGGATCTGAAATCTAGAAAAAGGCTATGATTGTTAATGGGAAAAAAATGACACAATTTTTGGGATGATGATCAATGGTTAAGGAAGTGGTTTGTcttttcaaatggatgttaaggCCCATCAGTGTGCCAAGAAAAAGCATCATATCATTGCATTTTGTTATCGTTAGCGGGTTTTTCACTGACTAAATCCTCCCCAACCAATGTAGTTGCTTTGCAATTACCacagtaattttttttcttgttggttTAAAAGATATCTCTTCAGGACGGAGAAGAAATGGTAAAAGAAAGTAAAGAAACGAAGAAGGGAAAATTCACGAATAATCAATCACGTCCATACAGAAAATCCGTCCATTAGAAACTCTATTACATTCCTGTTAGTAAAGATGTTTGCGTTTACAATTCCCTGGTGCACATAACAGAACTTGTTTTTTGAGTCACAGAGAGTAATGGAATTCGACAATTGATGTGTTTGCTAATTACCATCGGTTTGTAACGCCAACAATTATCTAGAAGCATAATATAAATTATGATACAAAAATTCCCAAACTAGAGCCGGTAATGGTATTGGTAGGCACCTTGTTGTGAATTATAGTTGTGGTAGGCGCCTTGAGGAGCATTCGTGTTGGGGTATGATCCTTGTTGAGAGCTCAATTGATAGGGGCTTTCCTGAGCATTTGTCCGGAAGGGGCTGTGCCGAGCATTGACTTGATAGGGGCTATGCTGAGGATTGATTCGGTATGAGCTGTGATGAGGATTGAGTTGGTAGGTGCTTTGTTGAGAATTGATTTGGTAAGGGCTTTGCTGAGGAATCATCTTGTGGTAGGAGCCTTGTGGAGCATTTACACTGCGGTAGGAACCAGATTGAGAACTCACATTTTGATCAACAGAAGCCAAGAATGGGCGAAGGATATTCTGTGCTGCATTCAAGTGATCAGAACCGCCAATCTCAACAGAACGTTCAAAGCCACCACCTTGGGAGTCTTGGAGCTGCGCTCTTGATATGCCAACCTGAATagcaattaaagaaattagcaaTCATATTGCCTTAAGAACGGTTTACAACAAAAGATCAAAGTCTGCTCGATACGATGagcattcaaaattcaaattatgctTATTAATATAAGAATTCAAAATATGCCGTCAAGGGATAAATCCCTTTCTTCCACTATTCCACATTAGAAACTTCCCTTCTCCACAACTGCCATCTTAAGTTGAggggaaaaaaaggaagaaatatatcgaacacaagaaaattaaaagaattgcTCAAACCAAAATGCTTCCCAATTTTATTAATGCTACGATACTAAAACTAACTGCCATGTAGCTGATTTGCCAAAGGCACACTAAGGCGCTATTTTTGAGGCTCACTGAGCACCAAACTTTTAAAGTGCCTTGGCATGTTTCAGCGGAAGTTGACAATTGAAATAATATAAATCAAACATATAAGACACCAGTTCTTCGTGAAAGAATCACAACATAGTCCATATGCATAACTAAAAACGGTTTCAGAGGTTTTATTGCAAGGCATGCCAAAATGCGCACTAGACCATTGTACTTCTACTTCTACAGGTCCTGTCAAGAACACGCCGAAGGACAAAATTTCAAAAGGCTAGATGTataattttctttgtcaaacATGTTGGTATACTGCCATTTCTCTTATCCTTCACTCCCAAAGGTTCTGAAAATATACCTCCCTAATAGTGGAAAAGCTGCGCCCTACTGTTCCAGGAAAATCGACTGCATTCGTTGGGATCTTACCCTCCATAGCATAGTTGACCCTTGGATAACTGGAACAACATAAAACAAGCACAAAAATCAGGGTGATAAAATATGAGCATTACTTTGTGCATAAGTATGAATACTTCCATACCCAGAAGCAGTTGGAGGAAGTCGATGACTCTGTGGTTGATATTGATGTCTACTAACCTTCAAGAGTGGAACAAGGAACTTTTAGTAATCATTCAGACATGTCTTTTCCACTTATCTAGATTTACTTTACTATTGTATTACAGTCTTGATAAGAATTCTGGTGCAATAAATGGGCATTTTCATATGTAAGCTGTGGATCGCATGTACTGTTATGTCTAAGCAGATCATATATCCTCTTAATTTGCTAGAATTCTATCTAAAAAGCAACCAGATGCATATAGAACATTTTGTAATGTATCTATACTCATACGAGGAAGAAAAACGTTTTCTGTAATAAATTTGAGGGCAAAATGGTAAATATCAGTTAATCTCATTTGGAGATACTCAATTACTCATTGCTGCAAGCTTCACTTTATGAGAACCATTTCTTGTCATCAACAAAATACCTCCTTTCACCAGTTCTGCGACAACCAGTGCTTTGAGCATGCATTACTTTTAACATGATTATCATATGATGGGAATTGCAATAATAATCAAGATATCGACTCTGATGCTCATAGTGTAATTTCAATTGCAGTTCTAAATTATTGAAACTCTTGTGTAATTTGTGACCCTTCAGTTAATAATAAACTCGACACAAAAATAGGTACAGAAGACAAAAAGTTGTCAATCTAATGAAAATGATCAACTAAAAACTAACTGCAAAACGAAGGCAATCAAATCAATACTCCTCCCAACCAAGATAAACCAAAGTTACCAAACTAAAAGTAACTCCCCTAAAAtgttttaacaatgttttgatAACACTGAAATGTTTAAGACTCCCAATAACTACACAGCTAACCGCAAACTTGAGCATAAATGGTAAAAAGTCAATTTATGTCCTTGTCCAATTAAAGCTCATTAAGTTatagaaaattcaaaaactgAGGGTGGTACCTTCAGAGGATCATATCCACCAGAGCTTCCAGCTCCAACTGCACTAGGTGTTGGCAGTGGTCCCCCACCAGGTAAGTGGCCTGCAAGACCAAATCTGTGCGTAGGGCCAACAGGAGCAGGTTCTGCTCCAGCATTTGTATCTCGCAGAGTTCTCACTCTCAGCCTTGATGTAATCTCGGCCAAAGCATCTTTAGCGGTACCCAAGTTCCCAGAAATCTTAATGACCAAAGGAATAGGGATTAGTAAATAATTGCAAAGTAAAAGTGAAAGtacataagaagaagaaaatgtgatGCAACTGCATTACCTGCACAAGCTCTTCATCTTCAGCTGCACATGCAGGCCTATCATCCTTCGAGTAAACACGGATATCAGCCTGGGTTCTCCTTCTCATCTCATTTATAACTTGACCTCCTTGTCCAAGGAGGCAGCCAACTTTACTTGATGGTACAAGAAGCCTGGTAGCGATTATGCCTTTATCAGAGAATTCACTTGTTACATTCTGAAGCTCAAGAATTGCCTCAATGGTCTGTGATCTGGGATTCCACAAAGCCTGAAAAAGTATGAGCAAGGTGATCGACTGCTAGCATATTGTTGATCCACAGGCACCAGCAAACAGTTGGTGCACAGTACGTTGTCCATGCAAATAACACTTCTAAGCCAATATGAAAAGAAGTTAAAGACAGGAAAATGGTCGTGTATCACAAAATGGCATACCTCAAAAGCAGAGACGTGAATTACACGTTCTTCTGAATCCATTGATGCATCCTGAACATGAATAGTGGCTCCTGTTTCCAGTTGTAACTGTTTTACATTAAAACCGCCCTTGCCAATAACCCCACCAATTTTCCCAGTTGAACACAAAATTTTCATAGAAAACTCAGCTAGAGCTAGAGCTTCACCCCCATGTTCAGGAGAAACCCCATTAAAACCACCTCGGGCAAATCCAGAAGAACGGTTTTCATATCCTCCTGTCCATGGCATTGGCGGCATAGTGTGGGAAGGAGCTCGATTAGACAACATTGGATTTCTGGGTGAAAGGGCATTACTCGTTGGGGCTCCAGGGGGATGAAAGCCCTGACCACCAATAGGCATAGGAAAGCCTGAAGGAGGCTTATCCTTCCTAGGATTCTGATGCAGTAGAGTAGACACTTCGTAAAGCGCCCTCTTTGTCACATTTGGTTTTCCAGATATCTGTCACTTTTGTTGAAAGTTAATACAGGcaccaaaaaaaaagtaacaaagAACTTTTCATGTAAGTTTCATATAAGCGTGTTTGGAGATTGAAAGTGACCAACCTAcaaaatcatatatttttacAAATGTAAAAAGAAGACATGAAAAATCTCAATACACCCACAAGTTTCCAGCAGCAGACTTCACTGGCACAAAGTGACTGCACATGTGGACAACTGGACCACCAATTGTATACATTTGACTTATTTAGGGTACATATTTGAGCACCAAGAAATTTCCCAATAATAACATAGGCAGCTAGGAACACATGTTAAAATAAacacaacaaaaaatcatttctaacacaaaaataagtttgaaaaaaaataactttAATCAATAGATGAGCTCAAACGGAGTTATAAGCTTTGCTCTGTTCTAATGCCCTCTACACcatacaaaattttcttttggaacATTATTTCCTATGATAGAGAATATGCAAGGAGCGCAAGAATAGAAAGAGTACCTGCACCAATTCATCAGTTTCCATAGCACACGTTGGAAGCTGATCTGCAGGAAGGACACGGATACTTGCACCCGTCTCACTTCGCAATCTTTGAATAACATCTCCACGCTTTCCAAGAACACACCCTACCGTATTGTTTGGAACTAGAAGTCTTGTCGTGACAACACTGTTCTCGTTGTCATCATCAAATGTAACTCCACCAAAGAGATCTTCCTCTACAATCCTGGCATGAACTTTCAACAGAGCATTCTGGGCAGCACAACGCGGCTCTATTTCATTTCCCTGATCTGAATCTTCATTGTTATTTTGTTTGCTTGAAATTTTTGTTGGAGAGCTATAGATAATAATTATTCTCTCATCTGAGCCAAGAACAGAATCA from Pyrus communis chromosome 7, drPyrComm1.1, whole genome shotgun sequence encodes the following:
- the LOC137739592 gene encoding KH domain-containing protein At4g18375-like: MMDGNKRNFFKKRPNIQFKRKGGNNNYKKGKWNDSGREQPPEDYQSLDTVYRILCPSKKIGGVIGKGGNIVKALREETRAKISVSDSVLGSDERIIIIYSSPTKISSKQNNNEDSDQGNEIEPRCAAQNALLKVHARIVEEDLFGGVTFDDDNENSVVTTRLLVPNNTVGCVLGKRGDVIQRLRSETGASIRVLPADQLPTCAMETDELVQISGKPNVTKRALYEVSTLLHQNPRKDKPPSGFPMPIGGQGFHPPGAPTSNALSPRNPMLSNRAPSHTMPPMPWTGGYENRSSGFARGGFNGVSPEHGGEALALAEFSMKILCSTGKIGGVIGKGGFNVKQLQLETGATIHVQDASMDSEERVIHVSAFEALWNPRSQTIEAILELQNVTSEFSDKGIIATRLLVPSSKVGCLLGQGGQVINEMRRRTQADIRVYSKDDRPACAAEDEELVQISGNLGTAKDALAEITSRLRVRTLRDTNAGAEPAPVGPTHRFGLAGHLPGGGPLPTPSAVGAGSSGGYDPLKVSRHQYQPQSHRLPPTASGYPRVNYAMEGKIPTNAVDFPGTVGRSFSTIREVGISRAQLQDSQGGGFERSVEIGGSDHLNAAQNILRPFLASVDQNVSSQSGSYRSVNAPQGSYHKMIPQQSPYQINSQQSTYQLNPHHSSYRINPQHSPYQVNARHSPFRTNAQESPYQLSSQQGSYPNTNAPQGAYHNYNSQQGAYQYHYRL